Part of the Tenacibaculum sp. SZ-18 genome, CTTTTACTCGTAAAATATGTAATCCTAAAGGTGCAGTTTGTGGAATGTTCAAATCGAAATTCTGTAAACTACTAGCAATTGAAAAACTTTCACCAAGAATTAATTGTTCATTCCTTTCGAATTCACCATTATCATTAAAATCAATCCATGCAGATAGTCCTTCGCCAGATGGATTATCTGACCAGTTATGTTGAGCTCGTAATAAATAAGCCGCCCCCACAGATCTATCCAAATCGGTAGTTAAATCTTTTCGGTTAACATATCCAGTAATATTACCTGTAGAGTTACATCCGCTATTACCGTCATCAACATCAATATCCTCTAAAATAAATCTTTTAATACCATCAACATTACATCCACCTGCGGTTGGAGTGCATGTTCCAAGTTCATTAATTACCTGAATATTTGTTGAATTATTAAAATCATTGGCATCTTCAGCTAATTCTGTAAATACTTTTATATTGTAAGTTTGGTTTAAAGTAGATAAGTTCGCAAGCGATGAAAACGTAAATGTATCGGTTTGTGCTTGTGAAATTGTTCCAGTGTAATTTTCAGTAATTGTAGTACCACCGTTTATCCTGTAACTTACCGGAAAGTTTGATTGATCAGAACGTCCAAAATTTTTGATTGTAACAGTTATTTGCTCCGAATTTGATAGAGTTCCACTTGTTGGGCTATCAATACTAAGAACACCAACATCGTTAAGTGGAGCAGGACTTAGTCTAAAAACACCCACCATATTACTTCTGTTACCGTTGTTAAAATACTCGCTTACAAACCAAAAGTCCGAGTCATTTGAAGGGTCTACAGTTAAATGAGAATAATCTGCATATCTGACAGCTGGATTATCCGAGTTACTTTCCACAATTAATTCTTCAATAGCAGTCATGGCATTCAATGGATCTCCATTAAGTCTTCCTGTATACCTTAGACTAATTCTTTCTGTTGAACTTACAGATGAATAGCCCATACCAATGTTACCTGCTGCGTCCATTGCCATACTTGCACCAAAGGCATGTCTATTTTCGGGAGCTGTATAAGTTCCTTCTTGGTAAATAGACCATGGTTGACCATCACCGCTCTGTCTTAATTCATACCATCTTATACCAGCTAGTTTACCATTAGCGTTTGTATTTACCACAAAATTAAATACAACGGAATTATGTGTAGCAAACTTTCTAAACTGCGCCTGATTCATTATTGTAGCCTGCATAGCATCAATATCCGGCCCTGATGGTTGAGGAAGGTTAGAAAAACCACCACCATCAAAAACCCCAGTAAATGGTGCTGTAGTAATTTCAGTAGCTGCAGAAATTGTTGAATTAGCCGGCGTTGTCCAGTCTACATTTATGGTCCATAATTTTAAATGATCAGAATTTACATTCGTCCATGCATCATCCTGCATGTAAACAATTGTAGCATTTCCTCTAGCTGGTAAATTACCATCTGTTACGTTAAAAGCTTGTGGACTGTAAAATCCGTTTGTTTCGATTCCTGGTAAAGAAAATGCTTGAATGCTAGCTGTTTGATCACCACTTAACATTTTATCTCTCTCTAGTACCCAAACTTGTCCATTACGAGTGTTACCACTGTTATCTGCTTCAGAAATATTTGCGGTAACATAATATCCATCCGACCAGATTGAGAATTTCGTGTAATCAGGGAACGTTCCAGTTTGAAATCCAGTTGCACTGTAAGTATGCCATCCATCATTTACTGGATCATTAGTTTGAGAAATAGCAACGTGGAAACCATTAGGTGAATTTTCAAATTCTGTAACTATATAACGATCTGCTTGAGCGTCATAAAGTACTATTGGGTCACCGTTAGGACTACCAGGGAATAATGTAGTTAAACTAGCGGCTGGAGTAGCTGGTGTTCCATTTTTATTAAAAATTCTAAACGAAGTATTCCATGAAGCGATGTAATAGTCTCTTCCTACTGCTCCAGTTGGATCTGAGGGAGTTGACGTACTGGAGGTGGTTTCGAAAGTTAAACTCGTCGACTTAACTCTTCTAGATAAAGCACTCTTTTGTTTATTTAAGAGTGGGTCTAATCCTTTTGGTAAACCTTTTCCTGGTACTACTTTATTACCTTGGGTTCTTTTGTCTTTACCGTAATAGTTATTCTTATTTATAGAAGCAGGAATAAAAGTCCCTTTCTTCAATTGTTCTGTTATACTTGGTACATAACGATATGTTAAGTTACCTTTCCATGATAGTTTTTGTGGTGTGTTAGGTACCTTCTCTTGTCCATATAAACTTGTTAATAAACAAAGTGAAAGAAGGCAAAGTAAATGGGTAAATCTCGATTGCATTTTTTCAATTAAATTAGTTGAAGATCAAATATACATTATTATCAATATAATACAGGTTTTACCTAAAATTTCAACAACTTTTCTGTAGAAAAAATGAAGTTTATTTGATTACGTAGTTTTATTCTTCTTAAAAGTAACAATTGTTACAATCATAAAACTTGTTTTAAAGTATATTTGCATT contains:
- a CDS encoding GEVED domain-containing protein, translated to MQSRFTHLLCLLSLCLLTSLYGQEKVPNTPQKLSWKGNLTYRYVPSITEQLKKGTFIPASINKNNYYGKDKRTQGNKVVPGKGLPKGLDPLLNKQKSALSRRVKSTSLTFETTSSTSTPSDPTGAVGRDYYIASWNTSFRIFNKNGTPATPAASLTTLFPGSPNGDPIVLYDAQADRYIVTEFENSPNGFHVAISQTNDPVNDGWHTYSATGFQTGTFPDYTKFSIWSDGYYVTANISEADNSGNTRNGQVWVLERDKMLSGDQTASIQAFSLPGIETNGFYSPQAFNVTDGNLPARGNATIVYMQDDAWTNVNSDHLKLWTINVDWTTPANSTISAATEITTAPFTGVFDGGGFSNLPQPSGPDIDAMQATIMNQAQFRKFATHNSVVFNFVVNTNANGKLAGIRWYELRQSGDGQPWSIYQEGTYTAPENRHAFGASMAMDAAGNIGMGYSSVSSTERISLRYTGRLNGDPLNAMTAIEELIVESNSDNPAVRYADYSHLTVDPSNDSDFWFVSEYFNNGNRSNMVGVFRLSPAPLNDVGVLSIDSPTSGTLSNSEQITVTIKNFGRSDQSNFPVSYRINGGTTITENYTGTISQAQTDTFTFSSLANLSTLNQTYNIKVFTELAEDANDFNNSTNIQVINELGTCTPTAGGCNVDGIKRFILEDIDVDDGNSGCNSTGNITGYVNRKDLTTDLDRSVGAAYLLRAQHNWSDNPSGEGLSAWIDFNDNGEFERNEQLILGESFSIASSLQNFDLNIPQTAPLGLHILRVKAIDVTATGDINEPCSNFDYGEVHDYTVNIVDTTLSTDDAILENSVLEVKSLPNRQFDIELTTDYEDLISFRVYNMLGKQIVFNNITKDGKKFKYSLDMSFASTGVYVVRMGTTRAFKTVKLFVK